The Thalassotalea piscium sequence AACCTAGCGCTATCGCTTTACGTTCATGACACCTTAGATATTTTAAAGGCGACTGATTTTGATTTAATTATCTTAGAAACGTCAGGTATTGGTCAATCAGATACAGAAATTGAAGAGCATTCAGATGTTTCTTTATATGTAATGACCCCAGAATATGGCGCCGCTACTCAGCTTGAAAAAATAGATATGTTAGATTTTGCTGATATTATCGCGCTAAATAAATTTGATAAACGTGGTGCTTTAGATGCTCTGCGGGATGTAAAAAAACAATATAAACGTAATCGTGGCATGTTTGAAGCAGGTGATGATGAAGTGCCTGTTTTTGGTACAATTGCATCACAATTTAACGATCGCGGTATGACCGAGCTTTATAATGCGGTAATAACAGAACTAAATAATAAAGCTGGATTAGTTGTTGGCGATATTTTATCTACAGACGGGACATTAGCGAACAAAAGTAGTGTTATCCCTGGTAACCGCATTCGTTATTTATCCGAAATTTCTGAAAATAACCGTAGTTACGATGCTTGGGTTGAAAAACAGGCGAGAACAGCACAAAAACTTTATGGTATTTACAAAGCCATTGAAACAGCCAAAGAAACAGGTACCTCGGTATCAGATGACTTAGTAACTCAACTTGAAGCGCTCTATACGAAAGTAGAATTAGATTTAGATCCTAAAAATAAACTTTTACTTGAAGAGTGGGAAGCTAAAGTACAACGCTATAAAGATCCTGAGTTTAAGTTTAAAGTGCGTGACAAAGAACTATCAATCGAGACACACTCCAAATCTTTATCTGACAGTAATATACCTAAAATTAGTATGCCAAAGTATCAAGGTTGGGGTGATATTTTAAAATGGAATTTACAAGAAAATGTGCCTGGTGAATTCCCTTATACTGCGGGGTTATTTCCATTTAAACGTGAAGGTGAAGACCCAACGCGCATGTTTGCTGGTGAAGGTGGCCCAGAGCGAACTAACCGGCGTTTCCACTATGTATCAAAGGGTATGCCAGCCAAACGTTTATCAACGGCATTTGATTCAGTAACCTTATACGGCAACGATCCGGCTATTCGTCCTGATATTTACGGAAAAATTGGTAATGCTGGTGTCTCTATTTGCTGTTTGGATGATGCTAAAAAACTCTACTCTGGTTTTGACTTAGCCCATCATATGACATCTGTTTCTATGACGATAAATGGTCCGGCTCCCATGCTGTTAGGCTTTTTCTTAAACGCAGCAATTGATCAACAATGTGAGCGCTACATTATTGAAAATGGATTAGAAAAGGAAGTAGCGGCCACTATTACTAAAATTTATAAAGATAAAGGTTGTTCGCGCCCAACTTATCAAGGCGAACTGCCCGAAGGTAATGATGGCTTAGGCTTAATGTTATTAGGAGTGACTGGTGATCAAGTATTACCTCCAAAAGTGTATGAAGACATAAAGGCAAGAACGTTAACTTTAGTTAGAGGAACGGTTCAAGCTGATATTCTTAAGGAAGATCAAGCGCAAAATACTTGTATTTTTTCAACTGAATTTGCACTACGTTTAATGGGCGATGTACAAGAGTATTTCATTGAGAAGGGGGTTCGTAACTTCTATTCAGTATCGATCTCTGGTTATCATATTGCAGAGGCAGGCGCTAATCCTATTACTCAATTAGCGTTAACTTTAGCTAATGGTTTTACTTTTGTTGAATATTACCTAAGTCGTGGAATGGACATTAACGAATTTGGTCCTAATTTATCGTTCTTTTTTTCAAATGGGATTGACCCAGAATACGCCGTTATTGGTAGGGTTGCTCGTCGTATTTGGTCAAAAGCGATGAGAAACAAATATAATGCAAATCCTCGTGCACAAATGCTTAAGTATCATATTCAAACCTCGGGTCGTTCATTACATGCGCAAGAAATTGACTTTAATGATATTCGTACAACGTTACAGGCACTTTATGCCATCAATGATAATTGTAACTCATTACATACTAATGCTTATGATGAAGCGATAACAACACCAACTGAGGATAGTGTACGCCGAGCAATGGCTATACAATTAATTATTAACCGAGAATTAGGACTATCTAAAAATGAAAACCCTATTCAAGGTGCTTTTATTATTGAAGAGTTAACTGATTTAGTTGAAGAGGCAGTGCTTACGGAGTTTGATCGAATTAACGAGCGTGGTGGTGTGTTAGGTGCAATGGAAACAATGTACCAACGTGGCAAAATTCAAGAAGAAAGCTTACATTACGAACATTTAAAACATTCTGGTGAATACCCAATTATTGGTGTTAACACCTTTTTAAGTTCAAAAGGCTCTCCAACGGTAATACCTGATGAGGTTATTCGAGCAACAGAAGAAGAAAAAAATTACCAAATTGACATGTTAGCCAGTTTAAATAAAGCTAATGAAAATGAGGCGCAAGAACTACTTAAACGCTTACAAGAAGCAGCTATTAAACATGAGAATATATTTGAATTGATGATGGACGCTTGTAAAGTCTGTTCATTGGGGCAGATTGTAAACTCATTGTTTGAGGCGGGCGGTCAGTATCGACGCAATATGTAGTTGATAACGTCGTATATTACGCTGTACGTACTCAATTTACAGCGTAATAACACTATAGTCTAATAGAGCTAGACTAACTGATTACTTACACTTTATATCCCTTAATTACTATAGAGTTATTAATATGATCGTTCCAGAACGTTTTAATGCATTTAGAATCCATCAAGGTGAAGATAAAAAAATTAATAGTGGTTTTGAGCAAATAACGCTTAATGACTTAACTGACGGTGAAGTGGTGGTCAAAGTAGCCTATTCTGACATTAATTATAAAGATGCACTAGCGGCCACGGGAAAAGGGCGCATATTACGTACTTATCCACTGGTTGGCGGAATTGATTTATCGGGTGTTGTTGTTAGCTCAGTTGACAATAGGTTTAAAGCTGGCGATAAAGTTTTAGTATGCGGAGCACAATTATCTGAACTTTATGATGGGGGATATTCAGAATTCGCCCGCGTAAAAGCAGATTCTGTAGTTAACCTACCTGATGGCATAACCTTACGAGACGCAATGGCAATTGGTACTGCTGGCTATACTGCAGCACTTGCGATTCAACGCATGGAAGATAATGGCCAAATTCCAGAGCGTGGACCTATTGTTGTTACGGGCGCAACAGGTGGCGTTGGCAGTTTTGCCATTAATATGTTGTCTAATATCGGTTATGAAGTTGTCGCCTTTACTGGGAAAACTGAACAAGAAGAATATTTAACAGCCCTTGGAGCCAGTCGCCTTATCAGCCGACACGAGATTGAAATGGGGACAAAACCACTTGAAAGCATGCAATGGGGCGGTGCTATTGATAATGTTGGCGGTGAAACCTTATCCTGGCTAACGCGTACAACTAATGTTTGGGGTAATATTGCATCAATAGGACTCGCTGGTGGAATTACACTTGATACTACAGTAATGCCATTTATTTTACGTGGTGTCAGTTTGTTAGGTATTAATTCAGTTGAAATGCCACTGTCAGTTAGAGAACAGGGCTGGAAGCGTTTAGCATCAGATTTAAAACCTACAAAGCTTGATTTAATTGCAGCAACTACCATTGCTTTTAGCGAGCTACCAGATGCATTTTTAGCTTACGTCGAAGGTACAGTAACGGGCAGAACTGTTGTTGAAATTGACGCTAACTTATAGTTTTTAAGAGATAGACCAACAGATAAAATAGGTAAGGTACAATGCATCAAGACTTAGTGCTATTCTCAGAAGTACAAACAACAAATGGTAAAAAAATTGGCACAGCCCTGCTAAATTCAGAAAAATCGTTAAATGCACTCAACTTAACTATGATTGATTTACTGCTAAATCAAATCAAGCATTGGCAAAATGATGATGCTATTGCGGTAATTGTGCTATTAGGTGCTGGAGATAAAGCATTTTGCGCAGGTGGTGATGTCGTTAGTATTTATCATGATATTGTTGCAATGCGTCAAGGTGTTGTAGACGAAAGGCTCACTGATAATACAGTTAAGGATTCTTTAGGCGTTGAGTTTTTTACAAAAGAATACCAATTAGATCTACTCATTCATGAGTCACAAAAGCCAATATTCGTATGGGCTGATGGTTATGTTATGGGAGGTGGTATTGGTTTAATGGCAGGAGCAAGTCATAAAGTTGTTACTGAACGAACGTTAATGGCAATGCCTGAAGTTACAATAGGTTTATATCCAGATGTTGGAGCAAGTTGGTTTTTAAATCAAATGCCTAAAGGTGTTGGCTTATTTCTAGGTCTAACGGGAATGAACTTTAATGGAGCTGATGCGAAAGAACTCAAGTTAGCGGATTACCAAATTCAATCTACAAGTAAGCAATTAATACTTTATGAGTTTATTAATCTTCCTTGGGCAGATAATAATAAGGAAAATCAACAATTATTATCTGAATTACTTAATAAATATCAAACACTCTATGTTGAAAAGTCTCATTCAAATATTTTAGATCACTTAGCGGTTATAGAAAAAGTAACATCTGCTAGTGATATCATCACTATTTATCATGATGTTATCAACGAAAATATAGAGTCGGCTTGGTTTAATAAAGCACAACAGAAAATAAAACATGGCAGTCCATTGAGTATAAATTTGATTTATCATCAACTAAATAAGTGCGCAGGTTTGCCGCTGAAAGTGTGCTTTAAACATGAGTTAAACTTGTCGATGCGTTGCTGCCAACACACTGAATTTTTTGAAGGCGTTAGGGCTCTTCTTATTGACAAAGACAACCAGCCGCACTGGAAATATAATCAAATCAGTAAAGTTGATCCAAAAGAAGTTGACTGGTTTTTTACTCTAGTGAATCAACAAAATTAAAAAAGTTTTAAAATAATAGTAAAGGAAAGTAAATGAATTTAGCTGACAAGGTAATTGTAATAACTGGTGGCGGGCAAGGACTTGGTCGTTCTATGGCTCTTAATTTAGCTCAGCATGGCGCTAAATTAGCATTAATTGATTTAAATGAAGAGGCATTAAAAGAGACGGTAACCCTAGTTGAACATGCTGGCTCAAGCGCAAAGTATTATTTGGCGAATGTAACGAATGAAAGTGAAGTTGAAGCAACTTTCTCTCAAATTAATACTGATTTTAACGGTATTGATGGCTTAATTAATAATGCCGGTATTTTACGTGATGGAATGTTTGTCAAAGCTAAAGATGGTGTAGTGAGTAAAAAAATGTCTTTAGATCAATTTCAATCAGTCATTGACGTTAATTTAACGGGAGTGTTTTTATGCGGCCGCGAAGCTGCTGTTCACATGATTGAAAGTGGTAGAAAAGGCGTTATCATTAATATGTCATCAATAGCTCGTGGAGGTAACATGGGCCAAACAAACTATGCAGCCTCTAAAGCTGGTGTTGTTGCTATGACTGTTACTTGGGCAAGAGAACTTGGTCGTCATGGTATTCGTGTCGGTGCAATAGCACCTGGTGTAATTCGTACCGCGATGACAGATGCAATGAAACCTGAAATGCGCGATCGATTAGAAAAAATGAAACCTGTAGGGCGCCTTGGTGAAGCAGATGAAATTGCTCATACCGTAAAATATATATTTGAAAACGATTTCTTTACTGGCAGAGTAGTAGAAATAGATGGCGGTTTAGCAATGTAATTGTTGTTATACAAATTGATATTAAACACTGATAAAAGCGAGTTATACTCGCTTTTTTAATTTTAATGCTGAAAAGATAACATTTATATGAAGAATAAAGCACTTTTTCTCGATCGTGATGGGATCATTAATATTGATCATGGCTATGTCTATCAAAGTGAAAACTTTGAATTTGTTCAGGGTATTTTCTCCTTATGCCATCTAGCGCAGGAAAAGGGCTACCAATTAATTGTTATAACCAATCAATCAGGTATTGGTCGCGGCAAATATTCAATTGAGCAATTTGAAAAATTAACGCAATGGATGAAAAAGCAGTTTAGCTATAAAGGTATTACTATAAATGATGTTTACTATTGTCCACATCATCCAACAAATGCTAATAAAGAATTCCTTATTAAATGTGATTGCAGAAAACCTGAGCCAGGAATGATTTTACAAGCAGTGCGTGAACATAATATTGATGTTGGACAAAGTGTATTTATTGGCGATAAAGTCTCTGACATGCAAGCAGCTAAAGCTGCAGGAATAAATAATAGACTATTATTATCTAGCCAATACCATGATAACAATGAAGTGAAGGCACAGCGCGTTGATAATATTGCACAAGCATGCCTGTTTATTGTTTGATTTGTTCGTTAAATAAGCACTTAAACAAAATGCTTTAATAAATTAAAATTAACTGTTGACGTAGCGGCAAAAATCCCTAAAATGCGCTCCACTTCTTCAGGGAAACCCGAAGTAAGTGGATTTAAAATGTTTACTAAGCGCTTTAGCTTCTTAAACGGTTAACTAAGGTTTAAAAATGTTTTGATAAATTTAAAAACTTTTTAAAAAACCTGTTGACATTAAAATTCAAATGCGTAGAATGCGCATCTCGCTTAAGGCAAGGCCTACAGCGATAAAGTTAAACGAATGTGCTTTAACTTTTCTTCCACTTCTTGTAAGTCGAAGAATTTCTTTAACAATTAGTTATCATGCAATTTGTGTGGGCACTCACATTGATGTTGATTTTACCAGCTACTTAGGTAGCAAAAACAGCGCAATGAAGAAGTCACACAAATAAGTATTAATTTTCTCTCCTTTTATTAGGGAAGAATAATTAGTACGTTTTATGTAGTTATTCACTTCGGTGGATAACACGACAGAATTCATTGAGCAGCGAGCCTTTACTTAGGTAGAGGAGCGCACAAACGATTTTTAATTGAAGAGTTTGATCATGGCTCAGATTGAACGCTGGCGGCAGGCTTAACACATGCAAGTCGAGCGGTAACAGAGATAGCTTGCTATCTGCTGACGAGCGGCGGACGGGTGAGTAATGCTTGGGAATATGCCTTTAGGTGGGGGACAACAGTTGGAAACGACTGCTAATACCGCATAATGTCTACGGACCAAAGGAGGGGATGCTTCGGCACCTTTCGCCTTTAGATTAGCCCAAGTGAGATTAGCTAGATGGTAAGGTAAAGGCTTACCATGGCGACGATCTCTAGCTGGTTTGAGAGGATGATCAGCCACACTGGGACTGAGACACGGCCCAGACTCCTACGGGAGGCAGCAGTGGGGAATATTGCACAATGGGGGAAACCCTGATGCAGCCATGCCGCGTGTGTGAAGAAGGCCTTCGGGTTGTAAAGCACTTTCAGTTGTGAGGAAAGGTGTAAGGTTAATACCCTTGCACTGTGACGTTAGCAACAGAAGAAGCACCGGCTAACTCCGTGCCAGCAGCCGCGGTAATACGGAGGGTGCGAGCGTTAATCGGAATTACTGGGCGTAAAGCGTGCGTAGGCGGTTAATTAAGTCAGATGTGAAATCCCGGGGCTCAACCTCGGAACTGCATTTGAAACTGGTTAGCTAGAGTACTGTAGAGGGTGGTGGAATTTCCAGTGTAGCGGTGAAATGCGTAGAGATTGGAAGGAACATCAGTGGCGAAGGCGGCCACCTGGACAGATACTGACGCTGAGGCACGAAAGCGTGGGGAGCAAACAGGATTAGATACCCTGGTAGTCCACGCCGTAAACGATGTCAACTAGCTGTCTGTGGACTTGATCTGTGGGTAGCGTAGCTAACGCGCTAAGTTGACCGCCTGGGGAGTACGGCCGCAAGGTTAAAACTCAAATGAATTGACGGGGGCCCGCACAAGCGGTGGAGCATGTGGTTTAATTCGATGCAACGCGAAGAACCTTACCATCCCTTGACATCCACAGAAATTTCTAGAGATAGATTTGTGCCTTCGGGAACTGTGAGACAGGTGCTGCATGGCTGTCGTCAGCTCGTGTTGTGAAATGTTGGGTTA is a genomic window containing:
- a CDS encoding enoyl-CoA hydratase/isomerase family protein, which translates into the protein MHQDLVLFSEVQTTNGKKIGTALLNSEKSLNALNLTMIDLLLNQIKHWQNDDAIAVIVLLGAGDKAFCAGGDVVSIYHDIVAMRQGVVDERLTDNTVKDSLGVEFFTKEYQLDLLIHESQKPIFVWADGYVMGGGIGLMAGASHKVVTERTLMAMPEVTIGLYPDVGASWFLNQMPKGVGLFLGLTGMNFNGADAKELKLADYQIQSTSKQLILYEFINLPWADNNKENQQLLSELLNKYQTLYVEKSHSNILDHLAVIEKVTSASDIITIYHDVINENIESAWFNKAQQKIKHGSPLSINLIYHQLNKCAGLPLKVCFKHELNLSMRCCQHTEFFEGVRALLIDKDNQPHWKYNQISKVDPKEVDWFFTLVNQQN
- a CDS encoding oxidoreductase, with product MIVPERFNAFRIHQGEDKKINSGFEQITLNDLTDGEVVVKVAYSDINYKDALAATGKGRILRTYPLVGGIDLSGVVVSSVDNRFKAGDKVLVCGAQLSELYDGGYSEFARVKADSVVNLPDGITLRDAMAIGTAGYTAALAIQRMEDNGQIPERGPIVVTGATGGVGSFAINMLSNIGYEVVAFTGKTEQEEYLTALGASRLISRHEIEMGTKPLESMQWGGAIDNVGGETLSWLTRTTNVWGNIASIGLAGGITLDTTVMPFILRGVSLLGINSVEMPLSVREQGWKRLASDLKPTKLDLIAATTIAFSELPDAFLAYVEGTVTGRTVVEIDANL
- the gmhB gene encoding D-glycero-beta-D-manno-heptose 1,7-bisphosphate 7-phosphatase, whose product is MKNKALFLDRDGIINIDHGYVYQSENFEFVQGIFSLCHLAQEKGYQLIVITNQSGIGRGKYSIEQFEKLTQWMKKQFSYKGITINDVYYCPHHPTNANKEFLIKCDCRKPEPGMILQAVREHNIDVGQSVFIGDKVSDMQAAKAAGINNRLLLSSQYHDNNEVKAQRVDNIAQACLFIV
- a CDS encoding SDR family oxidoreductase is translated as MNLADKVIVITGGGQGLGRSMALNLAQHGAKLALIDLNEEALKETVTLVEHAGSSAKYYLANVTNESEVEATFSQINTDFNGIDGLINNAGILRDGMFVKAKDGVVSKKMSLDQFQSVIDVNLTGVFLCGREAAVHMIESGRKGVIINMSSIARGGNMGQTNYAASKAGVVAMTVTWARELGRHGIRVGAIAPGVIRTAMTDAMKPEMRDRLEKMKPVGRLGEADEIAHTVKYIFENDFFTGRVVEIDGGLAM
- a CDS encoding methylmalonyl-CoA mutase family protein, which codes for MTTQRYQLKNKIRIVTAASLFDGHDAAINIMRRILQSSGAEVIHLGHDRSVEEVVNTAIQEDANAIAMTSYQGGHNEYFKYMYDLLKERGCEHIRIVGGGGGVILPEEIKMLQDYGITRIYSPDDGRELGLLGMIDDMLERCDFKTGTNVKKDDVANLKKNDKQAIARLISAAENAPEENKAALDKIRKISSVSKTPVLGITGTGGAGKSSLVDELIRRFLMATQDSKIAIVSVDPSKRKTGGALLGDRIRMNAVNNDRVYMRSLATRQSNLALSLYVHDTLDILKATDFDLIILETSGIGQSDTEIEEHSDVSLYVMTPEYGAATQLEKIDMLDFADIIALNKFDKRGALDALRDVKKQYKRNRGMFEAGDDEVPVFGTIASQFNDRGMTELYNAVITELNNKAGLVVGDILSTDGTLANKSSVIPGNRIRYLSEISENNRSYDAWVEKQARTAQKLYGIYKAIETAKETGTSVSDDLVTQLEALYTKVELDLDPKNKLLLEEWEAKVQRYKDPEFKFKVRDKELSIETHSKSLSDSNIPKISMPKYQGWGDILKWNLQENVPGEFPYTAGLFPFKREGEDPTRMFAGEGGPERTNRRFHYVSKGMPAKRLSTAFDSVTLYGNDPAIRPDIYGKIGNAGVSICCLDDAKKLYSGFDLAHHMTSVSMTINGPAPMLLGFFLNAAIDQQCERYIIENGLEKEVAATITKIYKDKGCSRPTYQGELPEGNDGLGLMLLGVTGDQVLPPKVYEDIKARTLTLVRGTVQADILKEDQAQNTCIFSTEFALRLMGDVQEYFIEKGVRNFYSVSISGYHIAEAGANPITQLALTLANGFTFVEYYLSRGMDINEFGPNLSFFFSNGIDPEYAVIGRVARRIWSKAMRNKYNANPRAQMLKYHIQTSGRSLHAQEIDFNDIRTTLQALYAINDNCNSLHTNAYDEAITTPTEDSVRRAMAIQLIINRELGLSKNENPIQGAFIIEELTDLVEEAVLTEFDRINERGGVLGAMETMYQRGKIQEESLHYEHLKHSGEYPIIGVNTFLSSKGSPTVIPDEVIRATEEEKNYQIDMLASLNKANENEAQELLKRLQEAAIKHENIFELMMDACKVCSLGQIVNSLFEAGGQYRRNM